Genomic segment of Myxococcus stipitatus:
AGCAGCCCCACCATGAGACCCAGCATCACCCCCAGCACTTTTCCTTGTCCCATGCCTTCGGTTTCCCTCCCGCCTGGCCGCGGAGTCTCTCATAGAGTGGACCTCTCTATGGCCCAGTTGATTGATGGCAAGGCAGTGGCCGCGCGCGTCCGGGCGGAGGTGAAGTCGGAAGTCAGCCGCCTCCAGGCGGAGCGAGGCCTCATCCCCGGGCTCGCGGTGGTGCGGGTGGGAGACGACCCCGCGTCCCAGGTGTACGTGGCCGGGAAGAAGAAGGCCGCGGAGGAGGTGGGCTTCCGCTCCTGGGAACACCACCGGGACTCCTCCATCTCCCAGGACGAGCTGCTCGCGCTGGTGCACCGGCTCAACCAGGACCCGGCCGTGCACGGCATCCTCGTGCAGCTGCCGCTGCCCAGGCACCTGGACGCGGACGCCATCCTCTCCGCGGTGCGCCCGGAGAAGGACGTGGATGGCTTTCACCCGCTCAACGCGGGGAGCCTGCTGCTGGGGCGTCCGGCGACGCGGGCGTGTACGCCGCTGGGCGTGATGCGGCTGTTGGAAGAGGTGGGCTGTGAGCCCGCGGGGAAGAACGCGGTGGTGGTGGGCCGCAGCAACATCGTGGGCAAGCCGATGGCGCTGATGCTCCTCCAGCGCCATGCCACGGTGACGCTCTGCCACAGCAAGAGCGACCTGCCGGCGGAGGTGTCGCGCGCGGACATCCTGGTCGTCGCGGTGGGGGTGCGTGAGCTCATCAAGGGCGCCTGGGTGAAGCCCGGCGCCGTCGTCATCGACGTGGGGATGAACCGGAGGGAGGACGGCAAGCTGGTGGGGGACGTGGAGTTCGCCGCCGCCGCCGAGCGCGCGTCCTTCATCACCCCCGTGCCCGGAGGTGTGGGGCCGATGACCATCGCCATGCTGATCCGCAACACCCTCGAGGCCGCCTTGCGCGGAGTCACCCCGCCATCGCATTGACAGACGCGGTAGTCATCTTGCCCCCGTGGGAGGCCGCGTGAGGGTGTGGGCTTGAAGACGCTCCCCCGCACGCGGCCCGCTCCTGGCGCCTGCTCCTGGGTATGGAAGGCGGACGCCAGCCGGGACTGGAGGCCGCAGGTGTGGCCCCGCCCGGCGCCAGGGCCCGCGCGAGACGTGGGCGAGGAGTCGACGCATGAGAGGGTTCAAGACCGGATTGTGGCTGGCCTGGAGTGTGCTCTGGGGGACCGCGAGCCTCGCGCAATCCCAGCCGCCCCAAGCCACGCGCCATCCGGTGGTCTTCGCGCACGGCATGGGGGGCTACGAAGACCTGCTGGGCTTCGCGTACTTCGGTGACGAGATGGGCTTGTTCGTGGGCGACGCCTGCGACGAGCCCCTCGAGTGGCATTGCAACGCGGGCCTCCACCCGAGACAGAAGACCTTCGGCTCCCAGGTGCTGGCGTTCCACTCCTCGGAGGTTCGCGGGCTGGACCTGGCCAACGACATCGAGGGCCTCCTGGCGACGACGGGCGCCAGGCGGGTGAACATCATCGGCCACTCGCAGGGCGGCATCGACGCGCGCAAGGCCGCCAAGGTGCTCTTCGAGCAGCAGCAGCGCGCGGTGGTGGACGTCCTCGTCAGCCTGTCGTCTCCGCACCGGGGCTCACCGGTGGCGAAGTACATCCTGGACATGGGGCCCGGCGTGTCCTCGGTGGTCGCCGCGCTGGCGAACATCTTCGGCAACAGCGTCTACGCGCCCGGCAACGACGCCATCGCCGCGATGAAACAGCTCGTCTACGACGATACTCAATCCAACGACGGCGTCATCACGGGAATGAAGGCCTTCAACGCGGCCTATCCCCTCGACTCGCGCCATGTCTCCTCCTACGCGTCACTGCTCACCGCGCAGACGGCCGCGCAGGTGAATCCCGCGTTCTATCTGCTGCGGCTCGGATTCCTGGACATCGACGGGAACGGGTATTGCGTCGACGACTGCGATGGGGACGGCGCCGCGGGGCAGGGGGATGGCGTCCGCCAGGACCGCGACGATGACGGCGTGGTGGGCATCAACTCCCAACAGATGGGCAAGCGCCTGCGCTACACGGAGTCGTTGTGGGGACCGGGCCTCATCGCCGAGGACCGCTCCATCCCCGCGGTCACGGACCTGAATGCGCCCATCCTCGTGCAGATGACATCCATCTCCAGCGTCCTCGACCAGGACCACCTGGATGTGGTGGGCGTCGGGCCCGACCTCTTCAACGAGCCCAAGTTCTACGCCGCCATCATCCAATACATCCGCCAACACGAGTGACGCGGGCCGCGGACCTCAGGCCCACGACATGACGTATTCGCAGTCCAGCAGACTCAAGGGGCGCCCGCGCACGCGCGCGACGCGGGTGCCGACGGCCTGCAGCACCGCCTGCAGAACACCCTCGTGGTACGTGTGAGGCATGAAGTCCCGGAACACGTTGAAGCAGGCGTCCTGGTTGCCCGTCCAGGTCACGTGCCGCTCGCCGTAGGTCACCGCCGTTCGATAGCCGGAGGGCAGGTTGTTGATGAGCCGCCGAGGGTCTCCCGCGGCGAGCATCAAGAAGCTGCGGCCCACCACCGAGTCGAGGAAGTCATGGGTGGCCTGCGCGCCGATGATGCGCATGGCCGTCTCGAAGCCACCCAGCCGGGGCGCGAGAATCTCCGCCGCGGCGAAAGACATCCGAAGGAAGGCGCTGACCGGATACAAGAAGAAGGGGACGAAACGTCGTTCACCCGACGCCGCCAGGCACCGCGCGGCCGCGGTCTCTCCTGACTCCCTTCTCACCACGTCCATCACGCCCAGGAAGAACATGCCACGCGCCCGGTCCTCGGTCGCAGACAACCCCAGACGTCGTTCCAACTCGCAGCCTGGGTCGAGAGTTTCTCGTTCCCGACTCCGGAACGCAATCACTGTCATGGACGCCCCCCTGACGAAGAAGTTGAACCTGATATCTGCCCGTGAATGGGCTCATCCATGAAAGTGCGGCAATCCGGGTTAGCTGAGAAGCCCGCCTGGCTGGGACGCGGGTCGGTGTGTGCTGTCTCGATGGGGACAGTTGGGCCCTGCCTCTAGAGACAAAGGAAAGGTCTGGCGCGGAATCCGAGCGCGATGGCGGGTGACAGCCAATGTACAACACGAATCGCCCGCCCGGCGCAATGTGGCTTCTTCTGTGCTTTCCATGCCACTCACACACGAGAGCGTTCGTTCGCGCGCACGTCACCATGCAGGGAACGTTCGTTCGCGACAGATGTCGCAATGAAGGGAACGTTCGTTCGCGACACACGTCGCAATGAATGATTCGCGGGGGGCGCTGCGCGACGCGAAAACCCCCGCGCGAGTCCTCGCGCGGGGGCTGGAGTTGGAAGGCCGCGACGTCTCAGCGGCTCAACATCTGGACTTCGATGCGGCGGTTCATGTCACGGCCCTGCGTGGTGTCATTGTCGGCCACGGGTTTCTCGGAACCCACGGCGGCGACGTCCACGCGGCTCGCCGGGATGCCGTCCTCGACGAGCGCGGAGCGCACGGCCTCCGCCCGACGCTGCGCCAGCTGGCGGTTGGCGGCCGGGTCGCCCGTGGAGTCCGTGTGGCCGGCGATGCGCACGCGCGCGTCGGGCTTCTCGCGCAGCACGGACGCGAGCTGCCCCACGCTGGCGTCGCTCTGCGGCGTCAGCGCGGCGGAGCCTTCGTCGAAGTTCACGCCGCCCAGGATGAAGCTGCTCGCGCCGCTGTCGATGGCCTGGCGCATGGCCTGCGCGTCCTGCACGACGGCCGGCGCGCGGGTGCCCGTGGTGCCGGCGCCACCCACGCCGGTGTCATCCGGAGCGGGCCGGGCGGGCTCCTCCGTGCGCGAGGGCTGCGCGGGCTGTGTGGCGGTCGCCTGTTCACGCCGGGGGGCCTCGCGCTTGCCGCGCGTGAGGAACCAGCCGGCCAGCAGCGCGAGCAGCGCCACGGGGATGACCCAGGACAGGTTCTGCTTCCGAGGCTCCGCGTGCACGGGGGGCCGTTCGATGGGCTGCTGGCGCCGCACCGTCTCCACGGACGGGACGGTGCGCGTCTCGTGGACCTCCTCGACGACGCGCGGCCCCGTGCCGCCCGTGCCCAGGATGCCGCCCAGCCCCGCGGGCATGGCGGCGGAGAGCAGCGAGCGCTGGCTGCCGAGAAGCTGGCTCAGCCCGGAGGGACTCATCCGGTTGTCGCGCACGTGCTTGCCAATCACACCCATGACCATGGGCGCGACCACGGCGAGCAGCCCGGACGCGGACTTCGGGTTGGAGAAACCGCCTGTGCGGCCGAGCACGCTGCCGAGCATGCCCAGCTTGTCGCCGAACAGGCCGTTGAGCATGCCTTGCCCCCGCTCCACCGTGTCGGGGGAGAGCGCGTCCTCGCTGCCCGCGTCGGGGCCCGTGTAACCTCCTTCGTTGAGCTGTGACATCAGGCGCTGGGCGCCCGCCTCGGTGGAGCCTCGCTCCACCACGCTCCCGCCCACCGCGGCGATGGCGCCTGGGAGGGCCTTGGTCAGCGTGCTCGGGTCCTCGCCCAGGGCGGAGCCCATCTGTTGCACCACGTTGCCCGTGAAGCGCTCACGGACCATGTCGATGAGGTTGAATCCCATGCGAATGCCTCCTGCGATTCGGGCGGCACCAGTCGCCCCCGGTGAGGGGAGTCGCTCACCGCCTGCGTGGAGCAGAGGGCTCCTCCGATGCGAACGACTCTTCAGGGAAGGAGGGTGCGGACGGACGGCGAGGTCCACATCGCCCTCCCGGCGTGCTCGCTCGAAGGACGGAGCCGCCGGATGCCTCCTCGCGCTGGGGGCCCGCGGCGCGCACGGGCCTTGACGCGGGCAAGCGCGCGGCGCGAGCGTCCATGACTCAACGTCCCGGGCGGGGGCCTGGAAGGAGCGTCAGGGTGACACGCGAGGAGCGAATCGAGGGAGGGGTCCTCGGCCTGCTGGTGGGGGATGCGCTGGGGGTTCCTTATGAGTTCCACGCGCCGGAGTGGATTCCCGCGCGGGACACGCTCGAGTTCGAGCCCCCCGCGGGCTTCAGCCGCGCTCACCCGGACGTGCCCCCGGGCACCTGGTCCGACGATGGCGCCCATGCGCTCTGTCTGTTGGATTCATTGCTTTATCAGGGACGCCTGGACGTGGAGGACCTGGGGCGCCGGTTGGTGAACTGGCGTGAATGGGGTTACCTCGCGGTGGATGGCGTTGTGTTCGACGTGGGAATCCAGACGGACCGGGCCCTGTCCAGGGTGCGGGCGGGCGTGCCCGCGGCGAGCGCGGGGCCCGCTGGCCCGCAGGACAACGGCAACGGTGCCTTGATGCGGGTATTGCCCCTGGCGCTCTGGCATCGGGGAACCGACGCGGAGCTCGCCTCGGATGCCATGCTTCAATCCCGCGTGACACATGGTCATGCGCGGTCTCAGGTGTGTTGCGCTTTGTACTGTCTTTGGGCTCGGCGTGCCTTGGAGGGCTCGGCCCGGCCGTGGGATGAGGCGTTGTCGGTGCTGCGGGCGCTGTATCCCGAGGGCACCGAATCCCGCACGGAGCTGGACGGCAGCCTCCTCCCGACGGGCGCCGAGGACACCCCAGGACGAGGGACGGGCTACGTGGTGGACTGTCTGCGTTCGGCCCGGGACTGCGTGGGGGCCCACGGCACCTATGAGGACGTGGTCCGCTCCGCGGTGCGCCTGGGGCATGACACCGACACGACGGCGGCGGTGGCCGGCGGCATCGCGGGCGTGATTCACGGCGTGCGGGGCATCCCGGAGCGCTGGCTCCGAGCGCTGCGCGGACGCGAGCTCGTGGAGCCGCTGCTGCGCAAGCTGATGGCTCACGCGGGACGCTGATGGGAAACCGCAGGCTCCGCCCTACCCACCCCCCCGGGGCAGGGCGGAGCCCTCAATCCGACGCCAGCCGTCGGCGCGTCCACCAGCCCAGGCCGGAGCATGCTCCCACCCATTCGGGCCGCGTCCACCGCCGTCACCACGACACGGATGATATGTCCAAGTGGATTTCCTGCAACTCGATTTAAAGCCGGATTTTCTGGATGTCGTGATGTATGGCTTTAGCATTGTACCCAGGTACAGCGCCTGTCATTGGAGCAGCGGGCCAGCTGCGGTTCCAGGCCGGGGTGGTTGTTGTCGATATCACAACCTGCCTAAGCAGAGAAAACTGCATTGCCTGACAGTCGTGACTCGTTAGAATGGGGCGGATCCTGAGGGGCCAGCGTGGCCGGGGTGAGCCTGAGGATGTCGAACCAATACGAGGCGGATGCGCCCGCGGAGCAGTTGCGTGCGGGGCAGACGGGTCCGCTGGACGTCATGCGTTCCGCCCCGCCGGTGGCGGAGTCCGGGCCGCCGGAAGCGAAGTCGCTGGACGCGACGGTGGACGCGCGCGCCCGCGCGCTGTTGTGGGAGTACCTGACGGCGGTGCGGCGCCGGGTGGACCGGCTGGGCGTGGGGCTGATGGTGGGGCAGTGGCTGTTCGCCCTGGCCCTGGCGGTGGCCATGTCCGCGCATCCCTGGGATTGGTGGGTACGCCCGGCGCTCGAGCCCCTGTGGGTGGCGCTGCTCTGGGGCGGGCCGCTCTGCATCATCCCCTCCACGCTGGCGCTGCTGCGGCCCGGCGCGGGGGTGACCCGACATGTGATGGCGGCGGCGCAGGTGCTGTGGTCCGTGTTGTGGGTACACCTGTCGGGCGCGCGGCTGGAGACGTACTTCCATGTGTTCGGCTCGCTGGCGCTGGTGACCTTCTATCGCGACGCGCGGGTGCTCTTGACGGCGGGCGTGGCGGCGGTGGTGGCGCACCTGCTGAGGGGGATTGGCTGGCCGCAGTCGGGAGTCACCGTCGCGGGGACCCCGGGTGGCAGCGTGCTGGAGCTGGTGTTCTGGGTGGGCCTGGTGGACGGCGTGCTGGTGCTGGCGTGCCGGGGCGCGACGCGGGAGATGAAGCGCGTGGCGGAGCGCCAGGTGCTGCTGGCTCGGGCGAGGGAGACGGAGCTGCTCGAGCGGGAGCGGCTGCTGGAGCGCAGCGGCCGGGAGCTGAAGGACTCGCGCGAGCAGGTGGCCCGCATGGAGAAGCTCGCGGCGGTGGGGAAGCTGACGGCGACGGTGAGCCACGAGCTGCGCAACCCACTGGCCGCGGCGCGCACCGCCAATGCCGCGGTGGTGCGGCGGCTGCGCCACGTGGAGGGCGCGCGGGAGGATGCGCGCCTGCAGCGCTTCCTGGACATCGTCGAGCGGGAGCTGGCCGTGTGCGCCAGCCTCACGTCGGAGATGCTGGAGTTCGTGCGCGAGCGTCCCCTGGTGCTGCGCGCGTGCTCGCTGCATGGGCTGGTGGAGGAGGCCGTCGACGTGGTGCCTCGCCGCGAGGGCGTGCGCGTGGAGAACCGCGTGCCCACGGGGCTGGAGCCTCCATGGGTTGACCGGGAGCTGCTGCGCCAGGTGCTCATCAACCTGGTGCAGAACGCCGCGGAGTCGATGCCGCCGGGGCGCGAAGGCGTGGTGTCCGTGTCCGCGGAGCTGAGTGGTGGGCGGGCCTTCCACATTCGGGTGACCGACAATGGTGGAGGGATTCCCGCCCAGGTGTTGGATCACATCTTCGAGCCGCTCTTCACCACCAAGGAGCACGGCACGGGGCTGGGTCTGACGGTGGTGGCCAGCACCGTGCGGCAACATGGTGGCACCCTGCGCGTGGAGAGCCGCGAGGGCGAGGGCAGCGTCTTCACCATCTGCTTGCCCCACGCGCGGGCCGCGACGGAGGTCGCATGCCCCTCATAGGACGTCGCGCGTGGGGGTCGCGGAGGGGCGCCTAGTAGAGGCGGATGAGGCGCAGCGTGGAGGGGCCCGACAGCGCGGAGAGCCCATCCGACGACAGGCACGGGGTGAGGTCGTGCGGCGAGATGTCGTACGTGATGACGACGGCGTTGCCCTGGAAGGGCCCGTCCTTCACCACGCCGACGGAGACGTAGGCCTGCCCGCCGTGGATGACGTCCACACCGGAGCGGATGATGGCCAGCGACGAGACGCTGCCGTCATTCCAGGTGAGGGTGCCATCCGAGCGGCTCTGGAGCGCGCAGGACCCCTTGATGTCCGTCGCGATGTCCAGCTCCGCCGACACGAGGTTCGGGTCGCTCGTGGTGCACGAGTCGTAGCTCGACTTGTTCGTGTAGGTGGAGTTCCGGGGCAGCAGTCGCAGGCCGGGCTCCCAGGTCTGGTACGCGCCGCCCGTGCACCGCGCCTCCGTCTTCGCGGTTTCCGTCGAAACGGACTCCGCGAGGGCGGGCGTGGCCTGAAGGACGAGGGCGGTGCCCAGGGACAGCAGGGAGATGGACTTGCGAAGGTTCAGCGGCATTTGACGGCTCCATGTGCCACGCACGTGGCCGGCCTTCATGACCGGACCGTCCATCCCCAAGTGCGGGGACGGTGGGTGCGTGGGAGCCGAATGTGTGTGGCGCGTGGTGGAGCGAAACCAGTCCACCCCCGGTGCCATGCGCGTGTCTGAATCCGTGCCGCCGTCCGAGACGGGACGGCGGCTTGGACGTCAGTTCCTGAAGGCCTCGCGCACGCCATCCCGGCGCAGCGTGAAGAGCATCCAGATGGCCACGGGCACGCCGACGACGCAGGCGGGGGACAGGATGTAGAGCGCGGTGATGCCGCCCACCGTCGCGAGGCCGTAGCCCTTGAGGTTGAGCGCGCTCATCGCGCCCCACGCGGACAGCACGCCGCAGAGGATGCCCACCACCAGCATCAGCGCGAGCGCCGGCGACAGCTCCAGCGCGTTGGCCGGCGTCCCCGCCGGAGCCAGGGGCGACGTCACGTGCAGCGCGGCCAGCACGAAGCCCGCGATGTTGAAGAAGACGTTCAGCACCCCGGTGCACAGCAGGAAGAAGGCCGGAGCGCGGATGATTTCGACGACCTTCGCGCGCGGGTCGGTGGGGGGGAGGTGGATTCCAGGACCGCTCATGTACGGGCTCTCAGGGCGCTCACGATCATCCGCGTGGCCGGGGACTTGTTGAGTGTGTAGAAGTGGATACCAGGCACGCCGCGCGACAGGAGCTCCATGCACTGCACCGTGGCATGCGCCACGCCCAGCTGCACCACCGCGTCCGGCTGGTCCTTCACCCGCTCCAGCTGCAGGCCCAGCCGCATGGGCACCGTGGCGCCGCACATCCGCGTGAAGCGCTGCACCTGGTCGTAGTTGGTGATGGGCATGATGCCCGGGACGATGGGGACGTTGATGCCCGCGCGGCGGGCCCGCTCCACGAAGTCGAAGTAGAACGCGTTGTCGAAGAAGAGCTGCGTCACCACGAAGTCCAGCCCCGCGTCGACCTTGGCCTTCAGATGACGCAGGTCGTCGTCGCGGGAGGCCGTTTCCACGTGGCCCTCCGGATAGCACGCGCCCCCCATGCAGAAGTTGAAATCCTCTTCTCGGATGAATTGCACCAGCTCCGACGCATAGGAGAAGCCGCCCTCCGCAGGCGTGAAGGTCTTCTGGCCCAGGGGGGGGTCCCCGCGCAGGACGAGGACGTTGTCGAGCTTCGCCTCCGTCAGCCGCTGGAGCAGCTCCCGCAGCTCCTCCCGCGTGTGTCCCACGCAGGTCAGGTGCGCCATCGCCTCGATGCCCGTCTCCGCCTTGATCCGGGTGACCAGCTCCAGCGTCCTGTCGCGCGTGCTGCCGCCGGCCCCATACGTCACGGAGACGAACCCCGGCTCCAGAGGTGCCAGGTCCTCCAACGTCTTGAGGAGGTTGGCCACACCTTCGTCGGTCTTCGGGGGGAAGAACTCGAAGGAGAAGCAAGGGTTGGACGGATTCAACCGATTACGAATCTTCATGGCGGACCCAGTGTAGACCTTCCCCGTCGGCCTTGATCGGCCAAGGTGCATGGCTATAGTCCGCGCCGCTTTCAATCCCCTTCAGGAGAAGCCGATGACCCGGCGTACGCCGCTCAACGAGGCCCACCGCGCGCTGGGCGCTCGGATGGTTGACTTCGCGGGTTGGGACATGCCCGTGCAGTATTCTTCCGTCATCGCCGAGCACGAGGCGGTACGCAACGGCGTTGGACTCTTTGACGTGTCGCACATGGGCGAGGTGGAGTTCGCCGGCCCGGGCGCGCTGGAGACGGTCAACGGACTCATCTCCAATGACCTCGCCCGGATTGCGGACGGGCAGGCTGTCTATGCGGGCTTGCTCAACGAGCAGGGAGGCTTCGTCGACGACGTCGTCGCCTACCGCTTCAGCCCCGAGCGCATCCTCATCTGCGTCAATGCCAGCAACCGCGAGAAGGACTTCGCCTGGATGAAGGCGCACGCGCGCGGCGTCGCGCCGGTGGACCGCGGTGACGAGTACGCGCAGATCGCCGTGCAGGGCCCCAAGGCCGCGGGCCTGGTGCAGCGGCTGACGAAGACGGATACCTCCAAGATCGGCACCTACCGCTTCGCCGAGGGCGAAGTGGCGGGCGTGCGCTGCATCATCTCGCGCACCGGCTACACGGGGGAGGACGGCTTCGAGCTGTACTGCGCGCCGGACGGCGCGGTGGCGCTGTGGACCGCGCTGCTCGACGCGGGGCAGCAGGACGGCGTGAAGCCCTGCGGCCTGGGCTGCCGCGACAGCCTGCGCACGGAGATGAAGTACGCGCTCTACGGCAACGACATCGACGACTCGCACACCGCGCTGGAGGCGGGGCTCGGGTGGATCGTCAAGCTGGACAAGGCCGCCTTCATCGGGAAGGACGCGCTGGTGGCCCAGAAGGCCGCGGGCGTGAAGCGCAAGCTCGTGGGCTTCGAGCTGACCGGCGCCGGCATCCCGCGCCACGGCTATCCCATCCTCAAGGATGGCGCCCGCGTCGGCGAGGTGACGAGCGGAACGATGGGCCCCTCCGTGAAGAAGCCCATCGGCATCGGCTACGTGCCCGCGGAGCTGGCCTCCGAAGGCTCCACGTTCGATGTCGAGATTCGCGGTCGCGCCGTCCCCGCCGTCGTCGTGAAGACGCCGTTCCTCAAGAAGCCCTGAACCTCCCAGCCCCCATCGAGGAGCACCCCATGTCCGATGCGAACATCCCCAGCAACCTGAAGTACACCAGCGATCACGAGTGGGCCCTCGTCGAGGGCAAGAAGGCCGTGGTCGGCATCACCTTCCACGCCCAGCAGACGCTGGGGGACGTGGTCTACGTGGAGCTGCCCGCCGTGGGCCGCAAGGTCACCAAGGGCGAGGCGTTCGGCACCGTCGAGTCCGTCAAGGCCGTCTCGGAGCTGTTCTCGCCCCTCAGCGGCACCATCATCCGGGTGAACGAGGACCTCACCGCCGAGCCCGAGACGCTGAACAGCGACCCGTACACCGACGGGTGGATCATCGAGATCGAGTTCTCGGACAGCAAGGAGCTGAACGAGCTCCTGGACGCCGCGGCGTACGCCAAGCTGCTCCAGAACTCCTGAGAGTGAAGTGACGGGGCGCCGTTGTTAGTGACGGTCCTCGAATTTTCCGACTCCGCCGTCGCGAGTCGCACGCGAGCTACCACCGCCATGTCCCTGAACTGGAAGTACCAGGAGTCGTTCGCCGGCCGGCACAACGGTCCGGATGAGAGCGAGCTGAAGCAGATGCTGTCCGCGCTGGGCGTGGACTCGCTCGATGCCTTCATCGACCAGACCGTGCCGCCAGCCATCCGCTCCAAGGAGCCGCTGCGGCTCTCGCCGGCGCGGGGCGAGCATGAGCTGCTTGCCCAGCTGGAGGCCATCGCCGCGAAGAACCAGGTGTTCCGGTCCTTCATCGGCATGGGCTACTCCGACACGCACACGCCCAACGTCATCCTGCGCAACATCTTCCAGAACCCGGGCTGGTACACGCAGTACACGCCGTACCAGGCGGAGATTGCGCAGGGCCGGCTGGAGGCGCTGCTCAACTTCCAGACGATGGTGATGGACCTGACGGGCCTGGAGGTCGCCAACGCGTCGCTGCTCGACGAGGGCACGGCCGCCGCCGAGGCCATGTCGCTGGCGCTGCACGTCAAGGGCGAGGACGCGGACGCCGCCTTCTTCGTCTCCGAGTCCTGCCACCCGCAGACGGTGGACGTGGTGCGCACGCGCGCCCAGCCGCTGGGCGTGGAAGTCGTCGTGGGCGACCACCGCACGGTGGACCTGAGCGCCAAGAAGTACGTGGGCGCGCTGGTGCAGTACCCGACCACGGATGGCGCGGTAGTGGACTACCGCTCCTTCGCGGACAAGGTGCACGCGGCGGGCGGCCTGTTCATCGTCGCCGCGGACCTCTTGAGCCTCACGCTCCTGACGCCTCCGGGGGAGTTCGGCGCGGACGTGGCGGTGGGCAGCGCGCAGCGCTTCGGCGTGCCCATGGGGTACGGCGGTCCGCACGCGGGCTACTTCGCGACGAAGAACGCGTACACGCGCGTCATGCCGGGCCGCCTCATCGGCGTGTCCGAGGACTCGCAGGGCCGGCGCGCGCTGCGCATGGCGCTGCAGACGCGCGAGCAGCACATCCGCCGCGAGAAGGCCACGAGCAACATCTGCACCGCGCAGGTGCTGCTGGCCGTCATCGCCAGCATGTACGCCGTCTACCACGGGCCCAAGGGCCTGAAGTCCATCGCCGAGCGCGTGCATGGGCTGACGGTGGTGCTGGAGCGCGGCCTCGCGAAGCTGGGCCTGAAGCCGCGGCACGAGCAGTTCTTCGACACCCTGCGCGTGGAGCTGACGGCGCAGCAGGTGCGCGCGGTGCTGGCCGCCGCCGAGTCGGCGCGGATGAACTTCCGCCGCATCGACGAGAAGACGCTGGGCGTGTCCCTGGACGAGACGACGCGCGGCGCGGACGTGGAGGCCATCCTGGCGGCCTTCGCCACGGGCGTGGGCAAGGCACAGGCCCCGTCGCTGGACGAGGTGGGCGCGAACGTGGAGAGCCCCGTGTCGCCGGACCTGCGCCGGCGGAGCGCGTTCCTGTCGCACGCCGTCTTCAACAGCTACCACTCCGAGACGGAGATGCTGCGCTACATCCGGCGGCTCGAGGCCAAGGACCTGTCCTTGACGCACTCGATGATTCCGCTGGGCAGCTGCACGATGAAGCTCAACGCCACCGCGGAGATGATTCCGGTGACGTGGCCGCAGTTCGGCCGGCTGCACCCCTTCGCGCCGACGTCGCAGGCGGCCGGCTACAAGGTCATCTTCGAGCAGCTCGAGCAGATGCTCTCCACCATCACCGGCTTCGCGGGCTGCTCGCTGCAGCCCAATGCCGGCAGCCAGGGTGAGTACGCGGGCCTGCTCGTCATCCGCGCCTACCACCAGGGCCGAGGCCAGGGGCACCGCGACGTGTGCCTCATCCCGTCCTCCGCGCACGGCACCAACCCGGCCTCCGCCGTCATGGCGGGCTACAAGGTCGTGGTCACCCGGTGCGATGAGAACGGCAACATCGACCTGAACGACCTGCGCGCCCGCGCGGAGGAGCACAAGGACAAGCTCGCCGCGCTGATGGTGACGTACCCGTCGACGCACGGCGTGTTCGAGGAGGAGATCAAGGAGATCTGCTCCATCATCCACGAGCGCGGCGGCCAGGTTTACATGGACGGCGCCAACCTCAACGCGCAGGTGGGCCTCACCGCGCCGGGCCTGGTGGGCGCGGACGTCTGCCACATCAACCTGCACAAGACGTTCTGCATCC
This window contains:
- the folD gene encoding bifunctional methylenetetrahydrofolate dehydrogenase/methenyltetrahydrofolate cyclohydrolase FolD, giving the protein MAQLIDGKAVAARVRAEVKSEVSRLQAERGLIPGLAVVRVGDDPASQVYVAGKKKAAEEVGFRSWEHHRDSSISQDELLALVHRLNQDPAVHGILVQLPLPRHLDADAILSAVRPEKDVDGFHPLNAGSLLLGRPATRACTPLGVMRLLEEVGCEPAGKNAVVVGRSNIVGKPMALMLLQRHATVTLCHSKSDLPAEVSRADILVVAVGVRELIKGAWVKPGAVVIDVGMNRREDGKLVGDVEFAAAAERASFITPVPGGVGPMTIAMLIRNTLEAALRGVTPPSH
- a CDS encoding acetyltransferase, which translates into the protein MRGFKTGLWLAWSVLWGTASLAQSQPPQATRHPVVFAHGMGGYEDLLGFAYFGDEMGLFVGDACDEPLEWHCNAGLHPRQKTFGSQVLAFHSSEVRGLDLANDIEGLLATTGARRVNIIGHSQGGIDARKAAKVLFEQQQRAVVDVLVSLSSPHRGSPVAKYILDMGPGVSSVVAALANIFGNSVYAPGNDAIAAMKQLVYDDTQSNDGVITGMKAFNAAYPLDSRHVSSYASLLTAQTAAQVNPAFYLLRLGFLDIDGNGYCVDDCDGDGAAGQGDGVRQDRDDDGVVGINSQQMGKRLRYTESLWGPGLIAEDRSIPAVTDLNAPILVQMTSISSVLDQDHLDVVGVGPDLFNEPKFYAAIIQYIRQHE
- a CDS encoding TIGR02265 family protein, producing MTVIAFRSRERETLDPGCELERRLGLSATEDRARGMFFLGVMDVVRRESGETAAARCLAASGERRFVPFFLYPVSAFLRMSFAAAEILAPRLGGFETAMRIIGAQATHDFLDSVVGRSFLMLAAGDPRRLINNLPSGYRTAVTYGERHVTWTGNQDACFNVFRDFMPHTYHEGVLQAVLQAVGTRVARVRGRPLSLLDCEYVMSWA
- a CDS encoding OmpA family protein codes for the protein MGFNLIDMVRERFTGNVVQQMGSALGEDPSTLTKALPGAIAAVGGSVVERGSTEAGAQRLMSQLNEGGYTGPDAGSEDALSPDTVERGQGMLNGLFGDKLGMLGSVLGRTGGFSNPKSASGLLAVVAPMVMGVIGKHVRDNRMSPSGLSQLLGSQRSLLSAAMPAGLGGILGTGGTGPRVVEEVHETRTVPSVETVRRQQPIERPPVHAEPRKQNLSWVIPVALLALLAGWFLTRGKREAPRREQATATQPAQPSRTEEPARPAPDDTGVGGAGTTGTRAPAVVQDAQAMRQAIDSGASSFILGGVNFDEGSAALTPQSDASVGQLASVLREKPDARVRIAGHTDSTGDPAANRQLAQRRAEAVRSALVEDGIPASRVDVAAVGSEKPVADNDTTQGRDMNRRIEVQMLSR
- a CDS encoding ADP-ribosylglycohydrolase family protein; its protein translation is MTQRPGRGPGRSVRVTREERIEGGVLGLLVGDALGVPYEFHAPEWIPARDTLEFEPPAGFSRAHPDVPPGTWSDDGAHALCLLDSLLYQGRLDVEDLGRRLVNWREWGYLAVDGVVFDVGIQTDRALSRVRAGVPAASAGPAGPQDNGNGALMRVLPLALWHRGTDAELASDAMLQSRVTHGHARSQVCCALYCLWARRALEGSARPWDEALSVLRALYPEGTESRTELDGSLLPTGAEDTPGRGTGYVVDCLRSARDCVGAHGTYEDVVRSAVRLGHDTDTTAAVAGGIAGVIHGVRGIPERWLRALRGRELVEPLLRKLMAHAGR
- a CDS encoding sensor histidine kinase; translation: MSNQYEADAPAEQLRAGQTGPLDVMRSAPPVAESGPPEAKSLDATVDARARALLWEYLTAVRRRVDRLGVGLMVGQWLFALALAVAMSAHPWDWWVRPALEPLWVALLWGGPLCIIPSTLALLRPGAGVTRHVMAAAQVLWSVLWVHLSGARLETYFHVFGSLALVTFYRDARVLLTAGVAAVVAHLLRGIGWPQSGVTVAGTPGGSVLELVFWVGLVDGVLVLACRGATREMKRVAERQVLLARARETELLERERLLERSGRELKDSREQVARMEKLAAVGKLTATVSHELRNPLAAARTANAAVVRRLRHVEGAREDARLQRFLDIVERELAVCASLTSEMLEFVRERPLVLRACSLHGLVEEAVDVVPRREGVRVENRVPTGLEPPWVDRELLRQVLINLVQNAAESMPPGREGVVSVSAELSGGRAFHIRVTDNGGGIPAQVLDHIFEPLFTTKEHGTGLGLTVVASTVRQHGGTLRVESREGEGSVFTICLPHARAATEVACPS